The Kaustia mangrovi genome has a segment encoding these proteins:
- a CDS encoding AMP-binding protein, which produces MTTVAAPLDALAREAPGAPALTVGGTTLARRDLAATLKRLEGAVAARTAPGETVALVLPNGFALALLFLACARTGRVAAVLDREWTHHERDGVLAALAPRLVIAEEGNADILMPSGVGPEAVVAALAPDGEGAPCPPRPQDAFYIGFTSGTTGLPKGYRRSHASWVASFEAGAREFAIGPQDHVLAPGAFTHSLFLYALVDGLQRGAHVTALERFRPRAAVERLAAGDVSVLYGVPTQLRLVLEAARGRRFPSVRLILSSGAKWPADLGAEVARIFPGARHAEFYGASELSFVALARSGEPVPEGSVGRPFPEVAVTIRGPDGASLPPGRVGRIHVESPFLFDGYAVGGGEGALHRHGKALSVGDHGWLDEAGWLFLAGREGRMLVTSGVNVYAEEVERVLESHPGVAAAVALGEPDRLRGTRLVAVVRPGDEAHPPAASALRAHCRDRLAEAKRPRRFLMARRWPLTRSGKTDAATLADMLARSDPALEPLP; this is translated from the coding sequence ATGACGACGGTTGCCGCGCCGCTCGACGCCCTTGCCCGGGAGGCGCCCGGCGCCCCGGCGCTCACCGTCGGGGGCACGACCCTCGCGCGGCGCGACCTCGCCGCGACGCTGAAGCGCCTGGAGGGGGCGGTCGCAGCCCGCACGGCGCCGGGCGAGACCGTGGCGCTCGTCCTGCCCAACGGCTTCGCCCTGGCGCTCCTCTTCCTCGCCTGCGCCCGCACGGGCCGCGTGGCCGCCGTGCTCGACCGTGAATGGACACACCACGAGCGCGATGGTGTGCTCGCCGCCCTCGCGCCCCGTCTCGTCATCGCGGAGGAGGGCAATGCGGACATTCTCATGCCCTCCGGCGTGGGCCCCGAAGCCGTCGTCGCCGCCCTCGCACCGGACGGGGAGGGGGCGCCATGCCCGCCCCGCCCGCAGGACGCCTTCTATATCGGCTTCACCTCGGGCACGACGGGGCTCCCCAAGGGATACCGCCGCAGCCACGCCTCCTGGGTGGCGAGCTTCGAGGCGGGCGCGCGCGAATTCGCCATCGGCCCGCAGGACCATGTGCTGGCGCCGGGGGCCTTTACCCACTCGCTCTTCCTCTACGCTCTCGTCGACGGCCTGCAGCGGGGCGCCCATGTGACGGCGCTCGAACGCTTCCGCCCCCGCGCCGCGGTGGAGCGGCTCGCGGCCGGCGATGTGTCGGTGCTCTACGGGGTGCCGACCCAGCTTCGCCTCGTTCTGGAGGCCGCGCGCGGCAGGCGCTTTCCGTCGGTCCGCCTGATCCTCTCAAGCGGCGCGAAATGGCCGGCCGATCTCGGTGCCGAGGTCGCGCGCATCTTCCCCGGGGCGCGGCATGCGGAGTTCTACGGGGCCTCCGAACTCTCCTTCGTCGCGCTCGCCCGCAGCGGCGAGCCCGTGCCGGAGGGTTCCGTCGGACGGCCCTTTCCGGAGGTCGCGGTCACGATACGCGGTCCCGACGGCGCCAGCCTTCCGCCGGGGCGGGTCGGGCGGATCCATGTGGAGAGCCCCTTCCTGTTCGACGGCTATGCGGTCGGCGGCGGGGAGGGCGCCCTGCATCGCCACGGCAAGGCCCTGTCCGTCGGCGATCACGGCTGGCTGGACGAGGCGGGCTGGCTGTTCCTGGCGGGACGCGAGGGGCGCATGCTGGTGACCTCCGGCGTCAATGTCTATGCCGAGGAGGTGGAGCGCGTGCTTGAGAGCCATCCGGGCGTGGCTGCCGCCGTCGCGCTCGGCGAGCCGGACCGGCTGCGCGGCACCCGGCTCGTCGCCGTCGTCAGGCCAGGCGACGAGGCGCACCCGCCGGCCGCTTCCGCCCTGCGCGCCCATTGCCGCGACCGCCTCGCCGAGGCCAAGCGCCCGCGCCGGTTCCTCATGGCCCGCCGCTGGCCCCTGACGCGCTCGGGCAAGACGGATGCCGCCACGCTGGCCGACATGCTGGCGCGGTCCGATCCGGCGCTGGAGCCGCTGCCATGA
- a CDS encoding universal stress protein: MYQTIMVPVDLAHVERLDKALKTAADLAKHYGASVCYVGVSTAQPGAVAHTPREFAEKLEQFGKEEAQKRDVQATTKAVMSHDPSIDLDDTLMKAVKETCADLVVMASHTPGLPEHIFASNAGYMASHADVSVFVVR, from the coding sequence ATGTACCAAACAATAATGGTGCCGGTAGATCTGGCGCATGTCGAAAGGCTGGACAAGGCCCTGAAGACGGCGGCAGATCTGGCAAAGCACTATGGCGCGTCGGTCTGTTACGTCGGGGTTTCTACGGCGCAGCCCGGGGCCGTGGCCCATACGCCGCGGGAGTTTGCCGAAAAGCTCGAGCAGTTCGGCAAGGAGGAGGCGCAGAAGCGCGACGTGCAGGCGACCACCAAGGCCGTGATGAGCCACGATCCCTCGATCGATCTCGACGACACGCTCATGAAGGCCGTGAAGGAGACCTGTGCCGACCTGGTGGTCATGGCGTCCCACACGCCCGGCCTGCCGGAGCACATCTTCGCGTCGAATGCGGGCTATATGGCCTCGCATGCCGACGTGTCGGTCTTCGTGGTGCGCTAA
- a CDS encoding leucyl aminopeptidase, translating into MKIKFARPAPPTSGVLVLLAGEGGKLGPFATEIDRATDGQIARAMKAAGFEGKREKVLDIVAPAGLKLDRIVVVGAGKPGELAAADLEMIGGAAMGAVASGTAKDAAIAVDIDTGDAVKAEEAAALIASGALLRSYSFDKYKSKATREKGARKTPPKALTVMTAATVAAARKAFAPLDAIGGGVALARDLVNEPANVLDPVAFAKQAKALEKLGVEVEILEPKQLEKLGMRALLAVGQGSANESRVAVMMWNGGKKKDKPVAFIGKGVTFDTGGISIKPAGGMQDMKGDMGGAACVTGLMHALAARKAKVNAVGVIGLVENMPDGNAQRPGDIVTSMSGQTIEIQNTDAEGRLVLADILWYAQDRFKPQFMVNLATLTGAILVALGKEHAGLFSNNDALADRLFASGAATREKVWRMPLGPEYDKLIDSDFADMKNVGGRNAGSITAGQFLQRFVNDTPWAHLDVAGTAMDSPKTAISQSWASGWGVRLLNHLVAEHYEK; encoded by the coding sequence ATGAAGATCAAGTTCGCAAGGCCGGCTCCGCCGACCTCCGGTGTCCTCGTCCTTCTCGCCGGCGAGGGGGGCAAGCTCGGGCCCTTTGCAACTGAGATCGACAGGGCGACCGACGGCCAGATCGCGCGGGCGATGAAGGCGGCAGGCTTCGAGGGCAAGCGCGAGAAGGTGCTCGACATCGTCGCGCCGGCCGGGCTGAAGCTCGACCGGATCGTCGTGGTCGGCGCCGGCAAGCCGGGCGAGCTCGCCGCGGCCGATCTGGAAATGATCGGCGGGGCGGCCATGGGTGCCGTGGCGTCCGGGACCGCCAAGGATGCCGCCATCGCCGTCGACATCGATACCGGCGATGCCGTGAAGGCGGAGGAGGCCGCGGCCCTCATCGCCTCCGGCGCGCTTCTGCGCAGCTACAGCTTCGACAAGTACAAGTCCAAGGCGACCAGGGAGAAGGGAGCGAGGAAGACTCCGCCGAAGGCCCTGACCGTGATGACCGCGGCCACCGTGGCGGCGGCCAGGAAGGCCTTCGCGCCGCTCGACGCCATCGGCGGCGGCGTGGCGCTTGCCCGCGACCTCGTGAACGAGCCGGCGAATGTGCTCGACCCCGTCGCCTTCGCCAAGCAGGCCAAGGCGCTGGAGAAGCTCGGCGTGGAGGTGGAGATCCTCGAGCCCAAGCAGCTTGAGAAGCTCGGCATGCGCGCCCTGCTCGCCGTCGGCCAGGGTTCGGCCAACGAGTCCCGCGTCGCGGTGATGATGTGGAATGGCGGCAAGAAGAAGGACAAGCCCGTCGCCTTCATCGGCAAGGGCGTGACCTTCGATACGGGCGGCATCTCCATCAAGCCCGCGGGCGGCATGCAGGACATGAAGGGCGACATGGGCGGTGCGGCCTGCGTGACGGGCCTCATGCATGCGCTCGCCGCGCGCAAGGCCAAGGTCAACGCGGTGGGCGTCATCGGCCTTGTGGAGAACATGCCCGACGGCAACGCCCAGCGCCCCGGCGACATCGTCACCTCCATGTCCGGCCAGACCATCGAGATCCAGAACACGGATGCGGAGGGCCGGCTGGTGCTCGCCGACATCCTCTGGTATGCGCAGGACCGGTTCAAGCCGCAGTTCATGGTCAACCTCGCGACGCTGACGGGCGCGATCCTCGTCGCGCTCGGCAAGGAGCATGCGGGTCTGTTCTCCAACAACGACGCGCTCGCCGACCGGCTGTTCGCCTCCGGGGCGGCCACGCGCGAGAAGGTCTGGCGCATGCCGCTCGGGCCGGAATACGACAAGCTCATCGATTCCGACTTCGCGGACATGAAGAATGTCGGCGGCCGCAATGCCGGCTCGATCACCGCCGGCCAGTTCCTCCAGCGCTTCGTCAACGACACGCCCTGGGCCCATCTCGACGTCGCCGGCACGGCGATGGACAGTCCCAAGACCGCGATCAGCCAGAGCTGGGCGTCGGGCTGGGGCGTTCGGCTGCTTAACCATCTCGTCGCCGAGCACTACGAGAAATAG
- a CDS encoding energy-coupling factor transporter transmembrane component T family protein, translating to MISLYLWPPGWAHRIPAGWKLLALAIVGGVISVTGDPAWLAAALAGVVALYASLGLRALKEIRRLAPLLPILVAIAGFHAVLGNWLDGVVVVERLAVMVLVANAVTMTTRMSDMLDIVSTVLKPLARVGVPVPAVAFAISLVVRFVPVLLNLWQDRAEAHRARTGKRPSWRALGSFFLDAVRLADRVAESVDARGGLPVLPA from the coding sequence ATGATCAGTCTCTATCTCTGGCCGCCCGGCTGGGCGCACAGGATCCCCGCGGGCTGGAAGCTCCTGGCCCTGGCCATCGTCGGGGGCGTTATCTCCGTCACGGGCGATCCGGCCTGGCTTGCCGCGGCGCTTGCTGGCGTCGTCGCGCTCTATGCCTCGCTGGGCCTGCGCGCCCTGAAGGAGATCCGGCGCCTTGCGCCGCTTCTCCCCATCCTCGTGGCGATTGCCGGGTTCCACGCCGTGCTCGGCAACTGGCTGGACGGCGTCGTCGTCGTGGAACGGCTCGCGGTCATGGTGCTCGTGGCCAATGCCGTGACCATGACGACGCGCATGAGCGACATGCTCGATATCGTCTCGACGGTGCTCAAGCCGCTCGCGCGGGTCGGCGTGCCCGTTCCGGCGGTCGCCTTCGCGATCTCGCTGGTGGTGCGCTTCGTGCCCGTGTTGCTCAATCTTTGGCAGGACCGCGCCGAGGCCCACAGGGCGCGGACCGGCAAGCGGCCGTCATGGCGCGCGCTCGGCAGCTTCTTCCTCGATGCGGTGCGGCTTGCCGACCGGGTCGCGGAGAGTGTCGACGCGCGCGGCGGGCTGCCGGTCCTGCCGGCGTGA
- a CDS encoding crotonase/enoyl-CoA hydratase family protein yields MTVSIERNGPVWTIVHCRPEARNAMDPESADALQEAFLAFDADDEAAVAVFYGEGGAFCAGWDLKYAGDLADDMPEVRKLDFPSDRAPGNGSALPRGPLGPSRLMLSKPVIGAVAGPAVAGGMELALWCDVRIMEETAYLGVYCRRWGVPLIDGGTVRLPRLVGLSRAMDIVLTGRKVPARECLDIGLAARVVADGTVREEAEAYAREIARFPQICLRADRRSLYLQQGHEVWDAMEREWRNGMEALEREGRQGAARFAAGKGRHGDFGDIR; encoded by the coding sequence ATGACGGTCAGTATCGAGAGGAACGGTCCGGTCTGGACAATCGTCCACTGCCGACCGGAGGCGCGAAATGCCATGGACCCGGAGAGCGCGGACGCGCTGCAGGAGGCGTTTCTCGCCTTCGACGCGGACGACGAGGCGGCGGTCGCCGTGTTCTATGGCGAGGGCGGCGCGTTCTGCGCCGGATGGGACCTCAAATATGCCGGCGATCTTGCCGACGACATGCCGGAGGTGCGCAAGCTGGACTTCCCCTCAGACCGCGCGCCCGGCAATGGCTCCGCCCTGCCCCGCGGCCCCCTGGGCCCGTCGCGCCTCATGCTGTCGAAGCCGGTCATCGGCGCGGTCGCGGGCCCCGCGGTTGCCGGCGGCATGGAGCTCGCCCTGTGGTGCGACGTGCGCATCATGGAGGAGACGGCCTATCTCGGCGTCTATTGCCGGCGCTGGGGCGTGCCCCTGATCGATGGCGGCACGGTGCGTCTGCCGCGCCTGGTGGGCCTGTCGCGCGCCATGGATATCGTACTCACCGGCCGCAAGGTGCCGGCGCGCGAATGTCTCGATATCGGGCTTGCCGCACGCGTCGTGGCGGACGGCACGGTGCGGGAGGAGGCCGAAGCCTATGCCCGCGAGATCGCCCGCTTCCCGCAGATCTGCCTGCGCGCAGACCGCCGCTCCCTGTATCTCCAGCAGGGTCACGAGGTCTGGGACGCGATGGAGCGCGAATGGCGCAACGGCATGGAGGCGCTTGAGCGCGAGGGCCGCCAGGGCGCGGCCCGGTTCGCGGCCGGCAAGGGCCGGCATGGCGATTTCGGGGACATCCGATAG
- a CDS encoding DUF1737 domain-containing protein codes for MSEKLPYRLLTGPDDRSFCEKVSRAIEDGYILYGPPSMTHDGERVVCAQAVILPHIATAGG; via the coding sequence GTGAGCGAGAAACTGCCCTACAGGCTCCTGACCGGTCCGGACGACCGCAGCTTCTGCGAGAAGGTCTCGCGGGCCATCGAGGACGGCTACATCCTCTACGGTCCGCCTTCGATGACCCATGACGGCGAGCGCGTGGTCTGCGCGCAGGCCGTGATCCTGCCGCATATCGCGACGGCCGGGGGCTGA
- a CDS encoding thiolase family protein: protein MTVRPVIAAARRTAVAPRGGAFAHLGVDALAAPVIAACLADAGLAPGDVDHVVLGNGLYGGGNPARFASLGAGLPETVPALTFDTQCCAGLDAIALAARLVASGAAETVLAGGVESWSRAPIRMTRPIAGEAPVAYDRPPFAPDAAKDVDMTDAAAALAAAHGVTRKAQEAFAVESHRRALAAQGAGRFAGEIVAQDLPLGSDAFTRRLTPALCARLPAIGGSTHHGERSPPHPAPGRSASFSLSPGGRGRDPAPEGDGTVRGLALAGTQDCAITAATAAVEADAAAVVVVTSRRRAPQGLGIVDAISLGGDPAMPALAPVPAIAALLERNGLVPVDLAAVELMEAYAAQAMVDICETGLDPSRVNRCGGALARGHPIGASGAILAVRLWHELAGEGPGAIGLAAIAGAGGLASAMLIRRER, encoded by the coding sequence ATGACGGTCCGGCCCGTCATCGCCGCGGCCAGGCGCACGGCGGTCGCCCCGCGCGGCGGCGCGTTCGCGCATCTCGGCGTCGATGCGCTCGCCGCACCGGTCATCGCGGCCTGCCTCGCCGATGCCGGGCTTGCGCCGGGCGATGTGGACCATGTGGTGCTCGGCAACGGGCTCTATGGCGGCGGCAATCCCGCGCGGTTCGCGAGCCTCGGCGCCGGCCTGCCGGAAACGGTGCCCGCCCTGACCTTCGATACGCAATGCTGCGCGGGGCTCGACGCCATTGCGCTTGCCGCCCGGCTCGTCGCCAGCGGGGCCGCGGAAACCGTCCTTGCCGGCGGTGTGGAGAGCTGGAGCCGCGCACCGATCCGCATGACGAGGCCGATTGCCGGGGAGGCTCCGGTCGCCTACGACCGCCCGCCCTTCGCGCCGGATGCGGCGAAGGATGTCGACATGACGGACGCCGCCGCCGCGCTCGCGGCTGCCCATGGCGTCACCCGCAAGGCCCAGGAAGCCTTCGCGGTGGAAAGCCACCGCCGCGCGCTCGCCGCACAGGGCGCGGGCCGGTTTGCGGGCGAGATCGTCGCGCAGGACCTGCCGCTTGGCTCGGATGCTTTCACGCGCAGATTGACGCCGGCGCTCTGCGCGCGCCTGCCCGCGATTGGCGGATCCACGCACCATGGAGAACGCTCACCCCCTCACCCGGCGCCTGGCCGATCCGCCTCGTTTTCCCTCTCCCCTGGCGGGAGAGGGAGGGACCCAGCGCCGGAAGGCGATGGGACGGTGAGGGGGCTCGCCCTGGCTGGGACACAGGACTGTGCGATCACCGCGGCGACGGCGGCCGTGGAGGCGGATGCCGCGGCGGTCGTGGTGGTGACGTCCAGGCGGCGCGCACCGCAGGGATTGGGGATCGTCGATGCGATCTCGCTCGGCGGCGATCCGGCCATGCCGGCCCTTGCGCCGGTGCCGGCCATCGCCGCACTTCTGGAGCGCAACGGGCTTGTGCCCGTCGATCTCGCGGCGGTGGAGCTGATGGAAGCCTATGCCGCCCAGGCGATGGTCGACATCTGCGAGACGGGGCTCGATCCCTCCCGGGTCAATCGCTGTGGCGGGGCGCTCGCGCGCGGCCATCCGATCGGTGCGTCGGGCGCCATCCTCGCCGTGCGCCTGTGGCATGAGCTGGCCGGGGAGGGCCCGGGCGCCATCGGCCTTGCCGCCATTGCCGGCGCCGGCGGACTGGCGAGCGCCATGCTGATCCGGCGCGAGCGTTGA
- a CDS encoding SDR family NAD(P)-dependent oxidoreductase has protein sequence MSRQTPQTGLIVGAGAGLSASLARAFAREDIKTALAARNPDDLADLCAETGARAFSCDASRADEVEALFAALDGGFGLPDVVVYNPSRRLRGAVVDLDPAEVEEALRITAFGGFLVARQAARCMLEKGGGTIMFTGASASVKGYAQSAPFAMGKFALRGLAQSLARELHPRNIHVAHIVIDGSIRNPGRQEPDDAPDSMLSPDAIAEAYVALLKQDRSAWSWEIELRPWVERF, from the coding sequence ATGTCTCGCCAAACCCCTCAAACCGGTCTCATCGTCGGCGCCGGTGCGGGCCTGAGCGCCTCGCTCGCCCGCGCCTTCGCCAGGGAGGACATCAAGACCGCGCTGGCCGCGCGCAATCCCGACGACCTCGCCGACCTCTGCGCGGAGACCGGCGCGCGCGCCTTTTCCTGCGATGCGTCCCGGGCGGACGAGGTGGAGGCCCTGTTCGCCGCGCTCGATGGCGGGTTCGGGCTGCCGGACGTGGTCGTCTACAACCCCTCCAGGCGCTTGCGGGGTGCGGTGGTCGATCTCGATCCGGCAGAGGTCGAGGAGGCGCTGCGGATCACCGCCTTTGGCGGCTTCCTCGTCGCCCGGCAGGCGGCTCGGTGCATGCTGGAGAAGGGCGGCGGCACGATCATGTTCACCGGCGCGTCGGCGAGCGTGAAGGGCTATGCGCAATCGGCGCCGTTCGCCATGGGAAAATTCGCCCTGAGGGGGCTAGCCCAGAGCCTCGCCCGCGAGCTGCATCCCCGCAATATCCACGTCGCCCACATCGTCATCGACGGGTCCATCCGCAATCCGGGCCGCCAGGAGCCGGACGACGCGCCCGACAGCATGCTGTCCCCCGACGCCATTGCGGAGGCCTATGTCGCGCTCCTGAAGCAGGACCGCTCCGCATGGAGCTGGGAGATCGAGCTGCGCCCCTGGGTGGAGCGGTTCTGA
- a CDS encoding BCCT family transporter, whose translation MSDTGNPAPEGAADIIETDYEIGQDNVQPQIGPFGMDIHNPVFMISGLTIIAFVIFTLIFRAEAAEFFGWLRPFLTSNFDWFFILAGDIFVLLCLFLIVSPYGSVRLGGQDATPDYSYSGWFAMLFAAGMGIGLMFYGVSEPISHFTSSFAEGAGSPDSWAPLSGAAGDAEAARRLGMAATIYHWGLHPWAIYAVVALALALFAYNKGLPLTVRSIFYPIFGERVWGWTGHVIDTLAVFATLFGLSTSLGFGAEQANAGLEFLFGIPVSDASKVFLITGITGVALISVVAGLDAGVKRLSEINMVLAALLLLFVIAVGPTLVILTGFFGNLLAYAEYLPALANPFGRTDANFSQGWTSFYWAWWISWSPFVGMFIARVSRGRTVREFITCVLIIPSVVSVLWMTAFGGTAITQIVADGYQGVAEAALELKLFIMLEQLPLAFITSFIGIVLVIVFFVTSSDSGSLVIDTITAGGKVDAPVPQRVFWAIFEGLVAIALLLGGGLGSLQAAAVSTGLPFTLVLLLGCYAILKGLASEPRGKTVPAENQ comes from the coding sequence ATGTCTGACACAGGAAATCCCGCGCCGGAAGGCGCCGCTGATATCATCGAGACCGATTACGAGATCGGTCAGGACAACGTTCAACCCCAGATCGGCCCGTTCGGCATGGACATCCATAACCCGGTGTTCATGATCTCCGGCCTGACGATCATCGCATTCGTGATCTTCACCCTGATCTTCAGGGCGGAGGCAGCGGAGTTCTTCGGCTGGCTCAGGCCGTTCCTGACATCGAACTTCGACTGGTTCTTCATCCTTGCCGGCGACATTTTCGTGCTGCTGTGCCTGTTCCTGATCGTCTCGCCCTATGGCAGCGTCAGGCTGGGTGGTCAGGACGCGACGCCGGACTATTCCTATAGCGGCTGGTTCGCGATGCTGTTCGCCGCCGGCATGGGCATCGGGCTCATGTTCTACGGGGTGTCGGAGCCGATCTCCCATTTCACCTCGTCATTCGCGGAAGGCGCCGGCTCGCCGGACAGTTGGGCACCGCTTTCCGGCGCGGCCGGCGATGCGGAAGCCGCCCGCCGCCTGGGCATGGCGGCGACCATCTACCATTGGGGCCTGCATCCCTGGGCGATCTATGCGGTGGTTGCGCTCGCGCTCGCGCTGTTCGCCTACAACAAGGGCCTGCCGCTCACCGTGCGGTCGATCTTCTACCCGATCTTCGGCGAGAGGGTCTGGGGCTGGACCGGCCATGTCATCGACACGCTGGCCGTCTTCGCCACCCTGTTCGGGCTGTCGACCTCGCTGGGCTTCGGCGCGGAGCAGGCCAATGCGGGCCTTGAGTTCCTGTTCGGCATTCCGGTCAGCGATGCCTCCAAGGTCTTCCTGATCACCGGGATCACGGGCGTCGCGCTCATCTCGGTGGTCGCCGGCCTGGACGCGGGCGTGAAGCGTCTGTCGGAGATCAACATGGTGCTCGCCGCGCTGCTGTTGCTCTTCGTGATCGCGGTCGGGCCCACCCTGGTGATCCTCACGGGCTTCTTCGGAAATCTCCTGGCCTATGCGGAATACCTGCCGGCGCTCGCCAACCCGTTCGGGCGCACCGACGCCAACTTCTCGCAGGGCTGGACGTCCTTCTACTGGGCGTGGTGGATCTCCTGGTCGCCCTTCGTGGGCATGTTCATCGCCCGTGTCTCGCGTGGCCGTACGGTCCGGGAGTTCATCACCTGCGTGCTGATCATCCCGTCGGTCGTCTCCGTCCTGTGGATGACGGCTTTCGGCGGCACGGCGATCACCCAGATCGTCGCCGACGGCTATCAGGGCGTGGCGGAGGCCGCTCTCGAGCTCAAGCTCTTCATCATGCTGGAGCAACTGCCGCTCGCCTTCATCACCTCGTTCATCGGAATCGTGCTGGTCATCGTGTTCTTCGTGACCTCGTCGGACTCCGGGTCGCTGGTGATCGACACGATCACCGCCGGCGGCAAGGTGGATGCGCCCGTGCCGCAGCGTGTGTTCTGGGCGATATTCGAGGGGCTCGTGGCGATCGCGCTGCTGCTCGGCGGCGGCCTCGGATCGCTGCAGGCGGCGGCGGTCTCGACCGGCCTGCCCTTCACCTTGGTGCTGCTGCTCGGTTGCTACGCCATCCTCAAGGGGCTTGCGAGCGAGCCGCGCGGCAAGACGGTGCCGGCGGAAAACCAGTAG
- a CDS encoding biotin transporter BioY — translation MSISTRSLVHIALYAALVGALGLFPRIDIPVAGGVPITAQTLGVMMAGIMLGAWRGGLALVLFLIAVAVGLPLLAGGRGGLGVFFGPSVGFLIGWPLGAFVAGLIMERTRRWGVFPAAFTAAILGGIVAVYAIGVPMLAYKTDMTLGQAFLASAVFLPGDTLKALIAGLVADFLARGYPSALMSRSAPSRP, via the coding sequence ATGTCCATCTCGACCCGCTCGCTCGTTCATATCGCGCTCTATGCCGCCCTCGTGGGTGCGCTCGGCCTGTTTCCACGCATCGACATTCCGGTCGCCGGCGGTGTGCCGATCACCGCGCAGACGCTCGGCGTCATGATGGCCGGCATCATGCTCGGCGCGTGGCGCGGCGGTCTCGCGCTCGTTCTGTTCCTGATCGCGGTGGCGGTCGGCCTGCCGCTCCTGGCCGGCGGACGCGGCGGTCTCGGCGTGTTCTTCGGGCCATCGGTCGGCTTCCTGATCGGCTGGCCCCTGGGCGCCTTCGTGGCGGGCCTCATCATGGAGCGCACGCGGCGCTGGGGCGTGTTCCCGGCGGCGTTCACCGCGGCCATTCTGGGCGGCATCGTTGCGGTCTACGCCATCGGCGTGCCGATGCTCGCCTACAAGACCGACATGACGCTGGGCCAGGCGTTCCTCGCCTCCGCGGTCTTCCTGCCGGGCGATACGCTGAAGGCGCTGATCGCCGGGCTTGTCGCCGATTTCCTGGCGCGCGGCTATCCGTCCGCACTCATGTCGCGGAGTGCGCCGTCCAGGCCATGA
- a CDS encoding DNA polymerase III subunit chi: MTEVLFYHLERQPLERVLPTLLEKTLERGWRAVVQAASEERIEALSTALWTYRDDSFLPHGAARDGNAALQPVWLTAEADNPNGANIRFLVDGSDTDDISGYDRAVYLFDGHDGDAVARAREQWKAARAKGYEVTYWQQAQTGRWERKA, translated from the coding sequence ATGACCGAGGTGCTGTTCTATCATCTGGAGCGCCAGCCCCTGGAGCGGGTCCTGCCGACGCTCCTGGAAAAGACGCTCGAGCGCGGCTGGCGCGCCGTTGTCCAGGCGGCGAGCGAAGAGCGCATCGAGGCCCTGTCGACCGCCCTGTGGACCTATCGCGACGATTCGTTCCTGCCCCACGGGGCCGCGCGCGACGGCAATGCCGCCCTCCAGCCGGTCTGGCTGACGGCAGAGGCGGACAATCCGAACGGGGCCAATATCCGCTTCCTCGTCGACGGATCGGACACCGACGACATTTCCGGCTACGACCGCGCGGTCTATCTGTTCGACGGCCATGACGGCGATGCCGTCGCCAGGGCGCGCGAGCAATGGAAGGCGGCCCGGGCGAAGGGCTACGAGGTCACCTACTGGCAACAGGCACAGACGGGGCGCTGGGAACGCAAGGCATGA